From Skermanella sp. TT6, a single genomic window includes:
- the cysS gene encoding cysteine--tRNA ligase: MALDLFNTLTRQKERFEPLVPGKVGLYVCGPTVYDYAHIGNARPVVVFDVLCRLLRRLYGQVRYVRNITDVDDKIIDRARESGEGIDSVTSRTTEAYHRDMAALNALPPDVEPRATTHVAQMIRMIGRLIAAGNAYEAEGHVLFSVPSMADYGRLSRRSRDELVAGARVEVAPYKRDPADFVLWKPSAPEVPGWDSPWGRGRPGWHIECSAMAEEHLGETFDIHGGGLDLIFPHHENEIAQSACAHGGAPLARYWVHNGFLTVEGEKMSKSLGNFFTVRDLLAEFPGEAIRLTLLGAHYRQPLDFTRDGLKQSKATLDRWYTALRSVEDVPASGDQVPAEVMAALEDDLNTPLAISHVHGIVTALNKATEPAERAALKAALLGAGGVLGLLGQGPTEWFRGGDAGGPDAAAIEDLIEQRKQARKSKDFAAADRIRKELADQGIVLEDGPGGTTWKRA; the protein is encoded by the coding sequence GTGGCCCTGGATCTCTTCAACACGCTGACACGCCAGAAGGAACGGTTCGAGCCGCTGGTGCCGGGCAAGGTGGGCCTCTATGTCTGCGGCCCGACGGTCTATGACTACGCCCATATCGGGAATGCGCGCCCGGTCGTCGTGTTCGATGTGCTGTGCCGGCTGCTGCGGCGGCTGTACGGCCAAGTCCGCTATGTCCGGAACATCACCGACGTCGACGACAAGATCATCGACCGCGCGCGGGAGAGCGGGGAAGGGATCGACAGCGTCACCTCGCGCACGACCGAGGCGTACCACCGGGACATGGCCGCGCTGAACGCCCTTCCGCCGGACGTCGAGCCGCGGGCGACCACCCATGTCGCCCAGATGATCCGGATGATCGGCCGCCTGATCGCCGCCGGCAACGCCTACGAGGCGGAGGGACACGTGCTGTTCAGCGTGCCCTCGATGGCGGATTATGGCCGGCTGTCGCGCCGGTCCCGGGACGAGCTGGTCGCCGGCGCCCGGGTCGAGGTGGCGCCGTACAAGCGCGATCCCGCCGACTTCGTGCTGTGGAAACCCTCCGCCCCGGAGGTGCCGGGCTGGGACAGCCCGTGGGGGCGGGGACGGCCGGGCTGGCATATCGAGTGCTCCGCCATGGCGGAGGAGCACCTGGGAGAGACCTTCGACATCCATGGCGGAGGGCTCGACCTGATCTTCCCGCACCATGAGAACGAGATCGCCCAGTCGGCCTGCGCCCACGGCGGCGCCCCGCTGGCCCGCTACTGGGTCCATAACGGCTTCCTGACGGTCGAGGGCGAGAAGATGTCCAAGAGCCTGGGCAACTTCTTCACCGTCCGGGACCTGCTGGCCGAGTTCCCCGGAGAGGCGATCCGGCTTACCCTGCTCGGCGCCCATTACCGCCAGCCGCTCGACTTCACCCGGGACGGGCTGAAGCAGTCCAAGGCGACCTTGGACCGGTGGTACACGGCGTTGCGCTCGGTCGAGGACGTGCCCGCGTCCGGCGACCAAGTGCCGGCCGAGGTGATGGCGGCGCTGGAGGACGACCTGAACACGCCGCTGGCGATCAGCCACGTCCACGGCATCGTGACGGCCCTGAACAAGGCGACGGAACCGGCGGAGCGCGCTGCGCTGAAAGCCGCCTTGCTGGGCGCCGGCGGCGTGCTGGGCCTGCTCGGGCAGGGCCCGACCGAATGGTTCCGCGGCGGCGATGCCGGCGGACCGGACGCCGCAGCCATCGAGGACCTGATCGAGCAGCGCAAGCAGGCCCGCAAGTCCAAGGACTTCGCGGCGGCCGACCGGATCCGGAAGGAGCTGGCCGACCAGGGCATCGTGCTGGAGGACGGTCCCGGCGGGACCACCTGGAAGCGGGCTTGA
- a CDS encoding YfiR/HmsC family protein: MKWKALVLTVLLCLPAAMARADVALDDVQVIAKSLGFLAAKPATPAKMAIVFAPDIAVSKAEADRLAAMLGSGFKEGSLTLEPLLVPVAELEKLDGAGVVFVTTGLAAHQGAIFESAKSKRLLTVSTDSSCARTGHCVMSVASQPAVEILVNKQAADQSQVAFRAAFRMLIIEI; encoded by the coding sequence ATGAAGTGGAAGGCGCTTGTCCTGACGGTTCTGCTTTGCCTGCCCGCAGCCATGGCTCGCGCCGATGTGGCGCTGGACGATGTGCAGGTCATCGCCAAGTCGTTGGGCTTCCTGGCTGCCAAGCCGGCCACTCCTGCCAAGATGGCGATAGTCTTCGCGCCGGACATCGCCGTTTCCAAGGCCGAGGCCGACCGGCTCGCCGCCATGCTCGGCAGCGGCTTCAAGGAGGGCTCGCTGACGCTCGAGCCGCTGCTGGTGCCGGTCGCCGAGCTCGAGAAGCTCGACGGGGCCGGCGTCGTCTTCGTGACCACGGGGCTGGCGGCGCACCAGGGCGCCATCTTCGAGTCGGCCAAGTCGAAGCGTCTCCTCACCGTTTCGACCGATTCGAGCTGCGCGCGCACGGGGCACTGCGTCATGTCGGTCGCCAGCCAGCCGGCCGTCGAGATCCTGGTGAACAAGCAGGCGGCCGATCAATCCCAGGTCGCCTTCAGGGCCGCCTTCCGCATGCTCATCATCGAAATCTGA
- a CDS encoding NAD+ synthase yields MTDRLAIALAQLNPTTGAIDQNIDRIRAARAEASARGADLMVCAAMGVSGQPVEQLALKPFFLDAVEQAVRDFAGETADGGPGVLVGAPWRVDGQVCNAVLMLDGGRVATIRTKHVLADGSPFDERHLFAAGPVPGPVNFRGVRLGVMIAEDMATADVAEALDECGAEILVVAGGDAVDLDTQDRRINRAVARVAETGLPLLYVNQVGGHDELVFDGSSFVLGADRALRIHAPAFRESLAVARWERGDDDGWICHEGEMSGPPSGLAATYHALMLGLRDHVRKSRRNGVLVGLTDGVDSALTAALAVDALGPDRVHCILLPSPDTGREALEDGGEVAELLGCKIDEIAIAPALRAADAMLAPAFAGRDPDKADDDLRGSLRGAVLLALAEKFDALALSSANRTDVAVGRSMLHGDLWGGFAVLKDVYRTTVVALAAWRNRNLPDDAKGPAGRVVPERVITDTAASGWRTGRDMGWVLPPGDLLDDILRCLLDQELTVAEILDRDHDPVAVEQVWRSVVQAECQRRQLPPGVRISGRSFGTGCRLPVVNGFMSIL; encoded by the coding sequence ATGACCGACCGCCTCGCCATCGCCCTGGCCCAGCTGAACCCGACCACGGGCGCCATCGACCAGAACATCGACCGTATCCGCGCGGCGCGGGCGGAGGCTTCCGCCCGCGGGGCGGACCTGATGGTCTGCGCCGCCATGGGCGTCTCGGGCCAGCCGGTCGAACAGCTCGCCCTGAAGCCATTCTTCCTGGACGCGGTCGAGCAGGCTGTCCGGGATTTCGCCGGGGAAACGGCCGATGGCGGGCCGGGAGTGCTGGTCGGCGCCCCCTGGCGGGTGGACGGTCAGGTCTGCAACGCCGTCCTGATGCTGGACGGCGGCCGGGTGGCCACCATCCGGACCAAGCATGTGCTGGCGGACGGGAGTCCGTTCGACGAGCGGCATTTGTTCGCCGCCGGTCCGGTTCCCGGCCCGGTCAACTTCCGGGGCGTCCGCCTGGGCGTCATGATCGCCGAGGATATGGCGACCGCCGATGTCGCGGAAGCGCTCGACGAGTGCGGAGCCGAAATCCTGGTGGTCGCCGGGGGCGATGCGGTCGACCTGGACACTCAGGACCGCCGGATCAACCGCGCCGTGGCCCGGGTCGCCGAGACCGGGCTGCCGCTGCTGTATGTCAATCAGGTCGGCGGGCATGACGAACTGGTGTTCGACGGGTCGAGCTTCGTCCTGGGCGCGGACCGCGCGCTGCGGATCCACGCGCCCGCTTTCCGGGAGAGCTTGGCGGTGGCCCGGTGGGAACGGGGCGATGACGATGGTTGGATCTGCCACGAGGGCGAAATGTCGGGCCCGCCGTCCGGGCTGGCCGCCACATACCACGCGCTCATGCTGGGACTGCGCGACCATGTGAGGAAGAGCCGACGGAACGGCGTGCTGGTCGGCCTGACCGACGGCGTCGACAGCGCGCTGACGGCGGCGTTGGCCGTCGATGCGCTGGGTCCGGACCGGGTCCACTGCATCCTGCTGCCGTCGCCCGATACCGGCCGGGAAGCCCTGGAGGACGGCGGGGAAGTCGCCGAACTGCTCGGGTGCAAGATCGACGAGATCGCGATCGCGCCGGCCTTGCGGGCGGCCGATGCCATGCTCGCCCCGGCCTTCGCCGGCCGCGACCCCGACAAGGCGGACGACGACCTGCGGGGAAGCCTGCGCGGCGCCGTCCTGCTTGCCTTGGCGGAGAAGTTCGATGCGCTCGCCCTGTCGTCGGCCAACAGGACCGACGTGGCGGTCGGACGGTCGATGCTTCACGGCGACCTGTGGGGCGGCTTCGCCGTTCTGAAGGACGTCTATCGGACCACCGTCGTGGCGCTGGCCGCCTGGCGCAACCGGAATCTTCCCGACGACGCCAAGGGGCCGGCGGGGCGCGTGGTGCCCGAGCGGGTCATCACCGACACGGCGGCCAGCGGGTGGCGGACCGGCCGGGACATGGGATGGGTGCTGCCACCGGGCGACCTGCTCGACGATATCCTGCGCTGCCTGTTGGACCAGGAGTTGACCGTGGCCGAGATCCTGGACCGCGACCACGACCCGGTAGCCGTGGAACAGGTCTGGCGCTCCGTGGTCCAGGCGGAATGCCAACGACGCCAGCTTCCGCCGGGTGTCAGGATCAGCGGCCGGAGCTTCGGCACCGGCTGCAGGCTGCCGGTCGTCAACGGTTTCATGTCGATCTTGTGA
- a CDS encoding winged helix-turn-helix domain-containing protein, protein MTAAILRQEGHQIVEAASLREMDRSLAERRFDLLLTDLALPDGIAFTRLGQLRRDELLGIIVVTARREEVDRILSLELGADDYLVKPLNPRELALRVRNLLRRLRAGRTGAGASCRFDGWTLDLARRHLQDPAGRNVRLTRSEFDLLVTLSSNPGSILDRDRLTAAVSRRPGSPDDRTIDVLIGRLRRKIEVDPQDPRLILTIHGQGYCFAAV, encoded by the coding sequence GTGACGGCCGCGATCCTGAGGCAGGAGGGCCACCAGATCGTCGAAGCGGCGAGCCTGAGGGAGATGGACCGGTCCTTGGCGGAACGGCGCTTCGATCTGCTGCTCACCGATCTGGCGCTGCCAGACGGCATAGCGTTCACCCGCCTCGGGCAACTCCGCCGCGACGAACTTCTCGGCATCATCGTCGTCACCGCCCGGAGGGAGGAAGTCGACCGCATCCTCAGCCTGGAACTGGGCGCCGACGACTATCTGGTAAAACCTCTCAACCCGCGGGAATTGGCGCTGCGCGTCAGGAACCTGCTGCGCCGCCTGCGGGCCGGACGCACGGGCGCCGGCGCCAGTTGCCGTTTCGACGGGTGGACGCTGGACCTTGCTCGGCGCCATCTGCAGGACCCGGCTGGACGCAATGTCCGGTTGACCCGCAGCGAGTTCGACCTGCTGGTGACGCTCTCGTCCAATCCCGGGAGCATCCTCGACCGCGACCGCCTGACCGCCGCCGTCAGCAGGCGGCCGGGATCGCCGGACGATCGCACGATCGACGTGCTGATCGGGCGACTGCGTCGCAAGATCGAAGTCGATCCGCAGGATCCAAGGCTGATCCTGACGATTCACGGTCAGGGATATTGCTTTGCGGCGGTTTGA
- a CDS encoding cytochrome c peroxidase, producing the protein MRFSAIDPSPLLIGSLVFTLLAGTPALAERKLDAAVASMLADYVRPGSVPFPDDNPFTEAKAELGRKLFFDASLSGAGDRSCATCHAPVSGWQDGVPAHQGLDGTPLGRRTPSVQDAAWGELFFWDGRAGSLEEQALGPVQNPREMNQTLEGMVRTLEADPRYPPLFARAFPEDPRITPVTVAKALATFERTLVSGVTPFDRWVGGDGGAVSDEAKRGFEVFTGPAGCSSCHSGWQFTDHAFHDIGLPGEDLGRGAILGLPKLNHAFKTPPLRNVADRAPYMHDGSIGTLEGVVEHYRSGIVGRDTLSPDLPRIDALSEREKADLVAFLHSLSPDPATAADSLAVTSAPESETSDTLTIVQKDKRFSHRHVHIKVGETLTIQNQDTRAHNIRVFEDSMDFNSGYQEPGEHVSLPFTEPGTYHVFCGIHPKMKLKVDVE; encoded by the coding sequence ATGCGCTTTTCCGCGATCGATCCTTCCCCCCTCCTGATCGGCAGCCTGGTTTTCACCCTGCTGGCCGGCACGCCCGCCCTGGCGGAACGGAAACTCGATGCCGCGGTGGCATCGATGCTGGCCGACTATGTCAGGCCCGGATCGGTTCCCTTTCCGGACGACAATCCCTTCACCGAGGCGAAGGCCGAACTGGGCCGCAAGCTGTTCTTCGACGCCAGCCTGTCCGGAGCGGGGGACCGGTCGTGCGCCACCTGCCACGCCCCTGTTTCCGGCTGGCAGGACGGGGTGCCGGCCCACCAGGGACTGGACGGAACGCCCCTGGGGCGCCGGACGCCCTCGGTCCAGGACGCGGCCTGGGGCGAGCTGTTCTTCTGGGACGGCCGCGCCGGCAGCCTGGAGGAACAGGCGCTCGGCCCGGTCCAGAACCCGCGAGAGATGAACCAGACGCTGGAAGGCATGGTTCGGACCCTGGAGGCCGACCCGCGCTATCCGCCCCTGTTCGCCCGGGCGTTCCCGGAGGATCCGAGGATCACGCCGGTCACCGTCGCCAAGGCGCTTGCCACCTTCGAACGCACCCTGGTGTCGGGCGTGACACCCTTCGACCGCTGGGTCGGCGGCGACGGCGGGGCCGTCAGCGATGAGGCGAAGCGCGGCTTCGAGGTTTTCACCGGACCCGCCGGTTGCTCCTCCTGCCATTCCGGCTGGCAGTTCACCGACCATGCCTTCCACGATATCGGCCTGCCCGGCGAGGACCTCGGCCGCGGCGCGATCCTGGGCTTGCCGAAGCTGAACCACGCCTTCAAGACGCCGCCGTTGCGGAACGTCGCCGACCGGGCCCCCTACATGCATGACGGCTCGATCGGGACGCTGGAAGGGGTGGTCGAGCATTACCGCAGCGGCATCGTCGGCCGGGACACGCTGTCGCCCGACCTGCCGAGGATCGACGCGCTGTCCGAGCGGGAAAAGGCCGACCTGGTGGCTTTCCTCCACAGTCTCAGCCCTGATCCCGCGACCGCGGCGGACAGTCTCGCCGTCACTTCGGCGCCCGAATCCGAGACGTCCGATACGCTGACGATCGTTCAGAAGGACAAGCGGTTCAGCCACCGCCATGTCCATATCAAGGTGGGCGAGACCCTGACGATCCAGAACCAGGACACGCGGGCTCACAATATCCGCGTGTTCGAGGACAGTATGGACTTCAACAGCGGGTACCAGGAACCGGGCGAACATGTCAGCCTGCCCTTCACCGAGCCAGGCACCTATCATGTGTTCTGCGGCATCCATCCCAAGATGAAGCTCAAGGTGGACGTGGAGTAG
- a CDS encoding RNA methyltransferase, protein MAGTNPQRDAVLGGPAIILIEPQLGENIGTCARAMLNCGLTDLRLVRPRDGWPSGSAKASASGADLVLDNARLFDRTEDAIADLSHVFATTARNRGMIKRIMTPREAASEMRAQSSAGLATGVLFGPERTGLFNDDLALADTSLTVPLNPAFSSLNLAQAVLIIGYEWYQTGEVAPGRYLHTGATRPANKEELVNLFSHLEDELENSRFFSSPEKKPSMIRSIRNCFQRMDMTEQEVRTFHGIISALTGRKRSAAKE, encoded by the coding sequence ATGGCAGGAACCAACCCCCAGCGGGACGCCGTGCTCGGCGGACCGGCGATCATCCTGATCGAGCCCCAGCTCGGCGAGAATATCGGCACCTGTGCCCGCGCGATGCTGAACTGCGGTCTTACCGACCTGCGATTGGTCCGCCCGCGCGACGGCTGGCCGAGCGGCAGCGCCAAGGCCTCCGCGTCCGGCGCGGACCTGGTGCTCGACAACGCGCGCCTTTTCGATCGGACGGAGGACGCGATCGCCGACCTGTCCCACGTCTTCGCGACCACCGCGCGCAACCGCGGCATGATCAAGCGGATCATGACCCCGCGCGAGGCGGCGTCGGAGATGCGGGCCCAATCCTCCGCCGGGCTGGCGACGGGCGTGCTGTTCGGGCCTGAGCGGACGGGACTGTTCAATGACGACCTGGCGCTGGCCGACACCAGCCTGACGGTTCCGCTGAATCCCGCGTTCAGCTCGCTCAACCTCGCTCAGGCCGTCCTGATCATCGGGTACGAATGGTACCAGACCGGCGAGGTGGCGCCGGGACGCTATCTGCACACCGGCGCGACCCGTCCGGCCAACAAGGAAGAATTGGTGAACCTGTTCTCCCACCTGGAAGACGAGCTGGAAAACTCGCGTTTCTTTTCATCGCCCGAGAAGAAGCCGTCGATGATTCGATCTATAAGAAACTGCTTCCAGCGCATGGATATGACTGAACAGGAAGTCAGGACCTTCCATGGCATCATTTCGGCATTGACCGGACGTAAGAGGTCGGCAGCGAAAGAATAG
- a CDS encoding methyl-accepting chemotaxis protein, whose amino-acid sequence MSNDLDREARLGFLGINDETRSALRNFAPTLDATLPKTLDKFYDHIATDAEMRVMLAGVSIDRLKEAQRRHWTSLFAGTFNDAQLARTVQIGTTHQRIGLEPRWYIGGYSLAMGDLMDAAVNRYRWQPSQLKRVLRAIVQTVFLDMDLAISCYIESGDQNRQKELWHLADTLEREVHSVVSQVAERGGHVSDIATQTSAAIDRVAGNATAVASAAEQATASFETVAAAGEQLSASVSEISRQVSVSRTVTRQAVDQAGSANLSVQGLATAAGEIGQIVRVINEIAGQTNLLALNATIEAARAGEAGKGFAVVANEVKALASQTARATEQISAQIARIQAETEKAVSGIQSIVGVIHEVEAISAGIAAAIEQQTASTGEISRSVMEAAAGTRQVAASITEVAHDTGEASELMHEVRSETGTMTQHVGHLQNEIDRLMSTMRTHEVFDRRRHRRHPVDFSATVSVGGARRQVGLVDLSAGGVGLVGTVTGSAGGMVELVLPGLEGVIRGQILSTERDITHLKFERTLTPAELAGLLRSARMAA is encoded by the coding sequence ATGTCGAACGATCTGGATCGCGAAGCAAGGCTCGGATTCCTCGGGATCAATGATGAGACGCGATCGGCCCTGCGGAACTTCGCTCCAACTCTCGACGCGACGCTGCCGAAGACGCTGGACAAGTTCTACGACCATATCGCCACCGATGCCGAGATGCGGGTCATGCTGGCGGGTGTTTCGATCGACCGCCTCAAGGAAGCGCAGCGCCGGCACTGGACGAGCCTGTTCGCAGGGACTTTCAATGACGCCCAACTGGCGCGGACCGTCCAGATCGGCACCACGCATCAGCGTATCGGCCTTGAGCCGCGCTGGTACATCGGCGGGTACTCCCTGGCGATGGGCGACCTGATGGACGCGGCGGTCAACCGGTACCGCTGGCAGCCGTCGCAGCTGAAGCGCGTTCTCCGGGCGATCGTCCAGACCGTCTTCCTGGACATGGACCTGGCGATCTCCTGCTACATCGAGAGCGGCGACCAGAACCGGCAGAAGGAGCTGTGGCACCTTGCCGACACGCTGGAGCGGGAGGTCCATTCGGTCGTCTCACAGGTCGCCGAGCGCGGCGGCCATGTTTCCGACATCGCGACGCAGACATCCGCCGCGATCGACCGCGTGGCCGGCAACGCGACCGCCGTGGCGTCTGCGGCCGAGCAGGCCACCGCCAGCTTCGAGACCGTGGCCGCCGCGGGCGAGCAGCTCTCCGCCTCGGTATCGGAGATCAGCCGGCAGGTCAGCGTCTCGCGCACCGTCACCCGGCAGGCGGTCGATCAGGCGGGCTCCGCGAACCTCTCGGTGCAGGGGCTGGCGACCGCCGCGGGGGAGATCGGGCAGATCGTCCGGGTGATCAACGAGATCGCCGGCCAGACCAACCTCCTGGCCCTCAACGCCACGATCGAGGCGGCACGCGCGGGGGAGGCCGGAAAGGGATTCGCGGTGGTCGCCAACGAGGTGAAGGCGCTCGCATCGCAGACCGCGCGCGCGACCGAGCAGATCTCCGCCCAGATCGCGCGCATCCAGGCCGAGACCGAGAAGGCTGTGTCGGGCATCCAGAGCATCGTCGGCGTGATCCACGAGGTGGAGGCGATCTCCGCCGGCATTGCCGCCGCGATCGAGCAGCAGACCGCCTCGACGGGAGAGATCAGCCGCAGCGTCATGGAAGCCGCGGCGGGGACGCGGCAGGTCGCCGCCAGCATCACGGAAGTGGCCCATGACACCGGCGAAGCCTCGGAACTGATGCACGAGGTGCGGTCCGAAACCGGCACCATGACCCAGCATGTCGGTCATCTCCAGAACGAGATCGACCGGCTGATGAGCACGATGAGGACGCACGAGGTATTCGACCGTCGGAGACATCGGCGCCATCCCGTCGATTTCTCGGCGACGGTATCCGTCGGCGGTGCCAGGAGACAGGTCGGGCTGGTCGACCTGTCGGCGGGGGGCGTCGGGCTCGTCGGGACCGTCACGGGTTCGGCCGGTGGGATGGTCGAGCTTGTCCTTCCCGGACTGGAGGGCGTGATCCGGGGGCAGATCCTCTCGACCGAGCGCGACATCACCCACCTGAAGTTCGAGCGCACGCTGACGCCGGCAGAATTGGCGGGCCTGCTGCGGTCGGCCCGGATGGCGGCATGA
- the gltX gene encoding glutamate--tRNA ligase, which yields MSVAVRFAPSPTGQLHVGNIRLALVNWLFARSQGGSFLLRLDDTDLERSTAEYAAGIERDLRWLGLDWDRFARQSDRLDRYAAAVERLKAAGRLYACYETAEELSLKRKSLLGRGLPPIYDRAALRLTDADRARLEAEGRTPHWRFLLEHAPVEWDDLVRGPQHFHGRDLSDPVLIREDGRTLYTLSSVVDDIELGITHVIRGEDHVANTAVQIQLWQALGGPVPGFAHLPLLTDATGAGLSKRLGSISVASLRDDQDIEPMAINSLLAKLGTSDAIEARMSLAELAAEFDMAKVARGAPKFDPEELARLNARVLHATPFQAVAGRLQTLGFGGIDAVFWEAVRPNLSRLADVAEWWHVAREPIEPVVEDAEFASAAAAHLPAEPWDDTTWSSWTGAVKSATGRKGKGLFMPLRLALTGRDHGPELKNLLPLIGRERAEARLAGRVA from the coding sequence ATGAGCGTCGCCGTCCGTTTCGCGCCGAGCCCCACCGGCCAGCTCCATGTCGGAAACATCCGCCTGGCGCTGGTCAACTGGCTGTTCGCCCGCAGCCAGGGAGGCAGTTTCCTGCTGCGTCTCGACGATACCGACCTGGAGCGGTCGACGGCCGAATACGCCGCCGGGATCGAGCGCGACCTGCGCTGGCTGGGCCTTGACTGGGACCGCTTCGCCCGGCAGTCCGACCGGCTGGACCGCTACGCGGCGGCTGTCGAGCGGCTGAAGGCGGCCGGGCGCCTCTATGCCTGCTACGAGACGGCCGAGGAACTGTCGCTCAAGCGGAAGAGCCTGCTGGGCCGGGGCCTGCCGCCGATCTACGACCGTGCGGCCTTGCGCCTGACGGATGCGGACCGGGCGCGCCTGGAGGCCGAGGGCCGGACGCCGCACTGGCGCTTCCTGCTGGAGCACGCGCCGGTCGAGTGGGACGACCTCGTGCGCGGCCCGCAGCATTTCCACGGACGGGACCTCAGCGACCCGGTGCTGATCCGCGAGGACGGGCGGACGCTCTATACGCTTTCGTCCGTCGTCGACGACATCGAGCTGGGCATCACCCACGTCATCCGCGGGGAGGACCACGTCGCCAACACGGCGGTGCAGATCCAGCTCTGGCAGGCGCTGGGCGGACCGGTGCCGGGCTTCGCCCACCTGCCGCTGCTGACCGACGCGACCGGCGCCGGTCTGTCGAAGCGGCTGGGCAGCATCAGCGTCGCCAGCCTGCGCGACGACCAGGACATCGAGCCGATGGCGATCAACAGCCTGCTCGCCAAGCTGGGCACGTCGGACGCGATCGAGGCGCGCATGAGCCTGGCCGAGCTGGCGGCCGAATTCGACATGGCCAAGGTCGCCCGCGGCGCCCCCAAGTTCGATCCGGAGGAACTGGCCCGGCTGAACGCCCGCGTGCTGCACGCCACTCCCTTCCAGGCGGTCGCCGGCCGGCTGCAAACCCTGGGTTTCGGCGGGATCGACGCCGTGTTCTGGGAGGCGGTGCGGCCGAACCTGTCGCGGCTGGCCGACGTGGCGGAGTGGTGGCATGTCGCCCGCGAGCCGATCGAGCCGGTGGTCGAGGACGCGGAATTCGCCTCGGCCGCCGCGGCCCATCTGCCGGCGGAGCCTTGGGACGACACGACCTGGAGCTCCTGGACCGGCGCCGTCAAGTCGGCGACCGGGCGCAAGGGCAAGGGCCTGTTCATGCCGCTGCGCCTGGCGCTCACCGGCCGCGACCATGGACCGGAGCTGAAGAATTTGTTACCTCTGATCGGTCGCGAGCGGGCGGAAGCGCGGCTCGCCGGCCGGGTTGCCTGA
- the cimA gene encoding citramalate synthase — translation MGERIYLYDTTLRDGAQTQGVDFSVADKTAIARDLDLLGIDYVEGGWPGANPTDDAFFADPPQLRNATFTAFGMTRRPGRSAANDPGLAGLVGAKCDAVCMVGKTWDFHVDVALNIPRSENLELISDSIGLIRERKGEALFDAEHFFDGYKANPDYAVDCLMAAFQAGARWIVLCDTNGGSLPDEVERIVRAVAERIPGTNLGIHTHNDTENAVANSLAAVRAGARMIQGTLNGLGERCGNANLVSLIPTLMLKMGYETGITADGLRRLTQVSRGLDERLNRAPDRHKPYVGESAFAHKGGLHVSAVEKDPTSYEHVDPASVGNRRTIVVSDQAGRSNLLARFREIGIEIDARDERIADLVDLVKRREYDGYAYDGAEASFELLARRALGEVPDFFRLQSFRVIDERRWNARDELITLSEATIKLDVGSQSLMTVAEGNGPVNALDIALRKALVPAYPELEGLRLVDYKVRILTPNDGTKAVTRVMIESIDGRGDRWTTVGVSANVIDASYNALHDSITYRLYRASIAAARDGR, via the coding sequence ATGGGCGAGCGGATATATCTCTACGACACCACCCTGAGGGACGGCGCGCAGACCCAGGGCGTCGATTTCTCCGTGGCCGACAAGACGGCCATCGCGCGGGACCTGGACCTGCTGGGGATCGATTACGTGGAGGGCGGCTGGCCGGGCGCCAACCCGACCGACGACGCCTTCTTCGCCGACCCGCCGCAGCTGCGGAACGCCACCTTCACCGCCTTCGGCATGACCCGCCGGCCCGGCCGGAGCGCCGCCAACGATCCCGGCCTGGCCGGCTTGGTCGGTGCGAAATGCGACGCGGTCTGCATGGTCGGCAAGACCTGGGACTTCCATGTGGACGTTGCGCTGAACATCCCGCGTTCGGAGAACCTGGAGCTGATCTCCGACAGCATCGGGCTGATCCGGGAGCGCAAGGGCGAGGCGCTGTTCGACGCGGAGCATTTCTTCGACGGCTACAAGGCCAACCCGGACTACGCGGTCGACTGCCTGATGGCCGCCTTCCAGGCCGGAGCCCGCTGGATCGTGCTGTGCGACACCAACGGCGGCTCCCTCCCGGACGAGGTCGAACGGATCGTCCGCGCCGTGGCGGAGCGCATTCCCGGGACCAACCTGGGCATCCACACCCACAACGACACGGAGAATGCCGTCGCGAACTCCCTGGCGGCCGTGCGTGCCGGCGCCCGGATGATTCAGGGGACGCTGAACGGGCTGGGCGAACGCTGCGGCAACGCCAACCTGGTATCGCTGATCCCGACGCTGATGCTGAAGATGGGCTATGAGACCGGCATCACGGCCGACGGCCTGCGCCGCCTGACCCAGGTCTCGCGCGGGCTGGACGAGCGGCTGAACCGGGCGCCCGACCGGCATAAACCCTATGTCGGGGAAAGCGCGTTCGCCCACAAGGGCGGCCTGCATGTCTCCGCGGTGGAGAAGGACCCCACGAGCTACGAGCATGTGGACCCCGCCAGCGTCGGCAATCGCCGGACCATCGTCGTCTCGGACCAGGCCGGTCGGTCGAACCTGCTTGCCCGCTTTCGCGAGATCGGCATCGAGATCGATGCCCGCGACGAGCGCATCGCCGACTTGGTGGATCTGGTGAAGCGGCGGGAGTATGACGGTTACGCCTACGACGGCGCCGAGGCGAGCTTCGAGCTGCTCGCCCGCAGGGCCCTTGGCGAGGTGCCGGATTTCTTCCGCCTCCAGAGCTTCCGGGTCATCGACGAGCGGCGCTGGAACGCCCGGGACGAACTGATCACCCTGTCCGAGGCGACGATCAAGCTGGACGTCGGCAGCCAGTCGCTGATGACGGTCGCGGAGGGCAACGGCCCGGTCAACGCGCTTGACATAGCGCTCCGCAAGGCCCTGGTGCCCGCCTATCCGGAACTGGAAGGGCTCCGGCTGGTCGACTACAAGGTCCGCATCCTGACGCCGAACGACGGAACGAAGGCGGTGACGCGGGTGATGATCGAAAGCATCGACGGGCGGGGCGATCGCTGGACGACGGTCGGCGTTTCGGCCAACGTGATCGACGCATCCTACAACGCGCTGCATGACAGCATCACCTACCGGCTGTACCGCGCCAGCATCGCTGCGGCGCGGGACGGCCGTTGA